One Micromonospora sp. WMMD812 genomic window carries:
- a CDS encoding DHA2 family efflux MFS transporter permease subunit — MTQQPVVAPPVATSDKLDAAVLKVAGVVVLGAIMSILDVTVVSVALPTFQAEFDASYARVAWTMTAYTLALATVIPLSGWAADRFGTKRLYMVALALFTIGSGLCATADTIGQLIAYRVLQGLGGGMLMPIGMTIMTRAAGPHRIGRLMAVLGIPMLLGPIGGPILGGWLIDTASWHWIFLINLPIGVIALLYAQMALPKDNPEPSESFDFLGMLMLSPGLALFLYGVSSLPEAGTFADAKVLAPMLVGAALVVAFVRYSFKPRHPLLDLRLFTNRNLTVASVTLFVFIIAFMGAGLLFPSYFLQVRGESTLAAGLLMAPQGIGAMITMPIAGTLADRVPVGRTVPFSLALIILGFFTFTQLDADTSYVLLCGSLFVMGLGMGGTMMPIMTSALKTLNAQEVARGSTLVNILQQIGGSVGAAVMSVILTNELNGSRVIPGVTDPNGKPLTEAGLAIASQQRPELTQQIPVDPSIIDRGLDFAASSFASTFWVAFALVALTLIPAAFLPRRREPSHLLDGEQPGEAKAPVVIH; from the coding sequence GTGACACAGCAACCTGTCGTGGCGCCGCCTGTCGCGACATCGGACAAGCTCGACGCCGCGGTTCTCAAGGTGGCAGGCGTCGTCGTGCTCGGCGCGATCATGTCGATCCTCGACGTGACGGTGGTCAGCGTCGCGCTGCCCACGTTCCAGGCCGAGTTCGACGCGTCCTACGCGCGGGTCGCGTGGACGATGACGGCCTACACGCTCGCGCTGGCCACGGTGATCCCGCTCAGCGGGTGGGCCGCCGACCGGTTCGGCACCAAGCGGCTCTACATGGTGGCACTCGCGCTCTTCACGATCGGGTCCGGCCTCTGCGCCACCGCCGACACGATCGGGCAGCTCATCGCCTACCGCGTGCTGCAGGGCCTCGGCGGCGGCATGCTCATGCCGATCGGCATGACGATCATGACGCGGGCGGCCGGGCCGCACCGGATCGGCCGGCTGATGGCCGTCCTCGGCATCCCGATGCTGCTCGGCCCGATCGGCGGCCCGATCCTCGGCGGCTGGCTGATCGACACCGCGAGCTGGCACTGGATCTTCCTGATCAACCTGCCGATCGGTGTGATCGCCCTCCTCTACGCGCAGATGGCCCTGCCGAAGGACAATCCGGAGCCGTCGGAGTCGTTCGACTTCCTCGGCATGCTGATGCTGTCGCCCGGCCTCGCCCTGTTCCTCTACGGCGTCTCCTCGTTGCCCGAGGCCGGCACGTTCGCCGACGCGAAGGTCCTCGCGCCCATGCTGGTCGGCGCCGCGCTGGTGGTGGCGTTCGTCCGCTACTCCTTCAAGCCCCGCCACCCGCTGCTCGACCTGCGGCTCTTCACCAACCGCAACCTGACCGTCGCGTCGGTGACCCTGTTCGTGTTCATCATCGCGTTCATGGGCGCCGGCCTGCTCTTCCCGAGCTACTTCCTCCAGGTGCGCGGCGAGTCGACGCTGGCCGCCGGCCTGCTGATGGCGCCGCAGGGCATCGGCGCGATGATCACGATGCCGATCGCCGGCACGCTGGCCGACCGGGTGCCCGTCGGCCGCACGGTCCCGTTCTCGCTGGCGCTGATCATCCTCGGGTTCTTCACCTTCACGCAGCTCGACGCCGACACGTCGTACGTGCTGCTCTGCGGGTCGCTGTTCGTCATGGGGCTCGGCATGGGCGGCACGATGATGCCGATCATGACCTCGGCGCTGAAGACCCTGAACGCGCAGGAGGTGGCTCGCGGCTCGACGCTGGTCAACATCCTCCAGCAGATCGGTGGCTCGGTCGGCGCGGCCGTGATGTCGGTGATCCTCACCAACGAGCTGAACGGCTCGCGGGTGATCCCCGGCGTGACGGACCCGAACGGCAAGCCGCTCACCGAGGCCGGCCTGGCCATCGCCAGCCAGCAGCGGCCGGAACTGACCCAGCAGATCCCGGTCGACCCGTCGATCATCGACCGCGGGCTCGATTTCGCGGCGAGTTCGTTCGCCAGCACGTTCTGGGTCGCGTTCGCGCTCGTGGCGCTCACGCTCATCCCGGCCGCCTTCCTGCCGCGCCGGCGCGAGCCGTCGCACCTGCTCGACGGTGAGCAGCCGGGGGAGGCGAAGGCCCCGGTCGTCATCCACTGA
- a CDS encoding alkaline phosphatase D family protein — protein MQQFDRRSFLGLAGAAGAGLAAAVAGWSAAPALATGRLPDNPFTLGVASGDPLPDGVVLWTRLAPEPVAADGLGGMPQRVVPVRWEIAEDAGFRRVVRRGVELATPELGHSVHAEVHWLRPDREYFYRFRTGTEISPVGRTRTAPAYWDLPRSLAFAFVSCQNYPAGHFTPYRHMLDEDLDLVVHLGDYIYEGPSAGTIGRAHLPAAEIFSLADYRVRHAQYKTDPDLQAAHGRFAWAVTWDDHEVENNYADENSEDAAQSPESFLQRRAAAYQAYYEHLPLRRSALPRGADMRLYRRLRYGRLAEFNILDGRQYRDDQVPPGSPEADDPTRSMLGAEQEKWLLDGLAASRANWNILAQQTVMAKADRDPGPGENLSDDNWNGYEPARQRIFDAVARRNVDNMVVVTGDAHCSMVADLKQNFDDQSSRTVGTEFLGTSISSGADGADMDARGQEWLASNPHMRYYNQRRGYVRCTVGRDEWRSDYRVVPYVTTPGAPVSTHASFVVENGRPGVQTDTLS, from the coding sequence ATGCAGCAGTTCGATCGACGCTCGTTCCTCGGTCTGGCCGGGGCGGCCGGCGCCGGGCTCGCGGCGGCGGTGGCCGGCTGGTCCGCCGCTCCGGCCCTGGCGACCGGCCGGCTCCCGGACAACCCCTTCACCCTGGGCGTCGCGTCCGGCGACCCGCTGCCCGACGGTGTGGTCCTCTGGACCCGTCTCGCCCCGGAGCCGGTGGCGGCCGACGGTCTCGGCGGGATGCCGCAGCGCGTGGTGCCGGTCCGGTGGGAGATCGCCGAGGACGCCGGCTTCCGACGCGTCGTCCGCCGGGGGGTGGAGCTGGCCACCCCGGAGCTCGGACACTCGGTGCACGCGGAGGTGCACTGGCTGCGCCCCGACCGGGAGTACTTCTACCGGTTCCGGACCGGCACCGAGATCAGCCCGGTCGGCCGCACCCGCACCGCCCCGGCCTACTGGGACCTGCCGCGGAGCCTCGCCTTCGCGTTCGTCTCCTGCCAGAACTACCCGGCTGGCCACTTCACCCCGTACCGGCACATGCTCGACGAGGACCTCGACCTGGTCGTCCACCTCGGCGACTACATCTACGAGGGGCCGTCGGCCGGCACGATCGGCCGGGCGCACCTGCCCGCCGCGGAGATCTTCTCCCTCGCCGACTACCGGGTCCGACACGCCCAGTACAAGACCGACCCCGACCTGCAGGCCGCGCACGGCCGGTTCGCCTGGGCGGTCACCTGGGACGACCACGAGGTCGAGAACAACTACGCCGACGAGAACTCCGAGGACGCCGCCCAGTCGCCGGAGAGCTTCCTGCAGCGACGGGCCGCCGCCTACCAGGCGTACTACGAGCACCTGCCGCTGCGGCGCAGCGCGCTGCCGCGCGGCGCCGACATGCGGCTGTACCGGCGGCTGCGCTACGGCCGGCTCGCCGAGTTCAACATCCTCGACGGTCGCCAGTACCGCGACGACCAGGTCCCGCCCGGCTCGCCGGAGGCCGACGACCCGACGCGCTCGATGCTCGGCGCGGAGCAGGAGAAGTGGCTGCTCGACGGCCTGGCCGCGTCGCGCGCGAACTGGAACATCCTGGCCCAGCAGACGGTGATGGCCAAGGCCGACCGCGACCCCGGGCCGGGCGAGAACCTGTCGGACGACAACTGGAACGGCTACGAGCCGGCCCGGCAGCGGATCTTCGACGCGGTCGCCCGCCGGAACGTCGACAACATGGTGGTCGTCACCGGCGACGCGCACTGCAGCATGGTCGCCGACCTCAAGCAGAACTTCGACGACCAGAGCTCGCGCACCGTGGGGACGGAGTTCCTCGGCACCTCGATCAGCTCCGGGGCCGACGGCGCCGACATGGACGCGCGCGGCCAGGAGTGGCTCGCCTCGAACCCGCACATGAGGTACTACAACCAGCGGCGCGGATACGTGCGCTGCACGGTCGGACGCGACGAGTGGCGCAGCGACTACCGCGTCGTCCCGTACGTCACGACCCCCGGGGCGCCGGTGAGCACGCACGCCAGCTTCGTCGTCGAGAACGGCCGCCCCGGCGTCCAGACCGACACGCTCTCCTGA
- a CDS encoding carbohydrate ABC transporter permease translates to MSRSVNRPGPVPTVLTYLWLGVAALVLLFPVLLTVLGGFLPSTALLHQPPQLFGGHWTLENYRAAWRQPVVPLAPAFVNSLFVGLSIMLAQVVTSCLAAYALVFLRSPLRRPIFWLFLATIMVPYESIVVPNALFIRSLGINDNRLSLILPFLASGFGVFMLRQAFAQFPRELREAAVIDGCGHLRFLVTILLPASRPALIGIAVWSFLQGWNMYFWPLIISSSNNSLNTLQTAVFALKDNEGGSPAVLLAGITITLVPTLLLVVFGQRWLVRGFTAGAVK, encoded by the coding sequence GTGAGCAGAAGCGTGAACCGTCCGGGTCCCGTGCCGACCGTCCTCACCTATCTCTGGCTCGGCGTCGCCGCGCTGGTGCTGCTCTTCCCGGTGCTGCTCACCGTGCTGGGCGGGTTCCTGCCCTCCACCGCGCTGCTGCACCAGCCGCCGCAGCTCTTCGGCGGACACTGGACGCTGGAGAACTACCGTGCCGCCTGGCGGCAGCCGGTGGTGCCGCTCGCCCCGGCCTTCGTGAACTCCCTCTTCGTCGGGCTGAGCATCATGCTCGCGCAGGTGGTCACCTCGTGCCTGGCCGCCTACGCGCTGGTCTTCCTGCGCAGCCCGCTGCGGCGGCCGATCTTCTGGCTGTTCCTGGCCACGATCATGGTGCCCTACGAGTCGATCGTGGTGCCGAACGCGCTGTTCATCCGGTCGCTCGGCATCAACGACAACCGGCTCAGCCTGATCCTGCCCTTCCTGGCCAGCGGCTTCGGCGTGTTCATGCTGCGCCAGGCGTTCGCCCAGTTCCCGCGGGAGCTGCGCGAGGCGGCCGTCATCGACGGGTGCGGCCACCTGCGGTTCCTCGTCACCATCCTGCTGCCGGCGAGCCGGCCGGCGCTGATCGGCATCGCCGTCTGGTCGTTTCTGCAGGGCTGGAACATGTACTTCTGGCCCTTGATCATCTCGTCCAGCAACAACTCCCTGAACACTCTTCAGACCGCGGTCTTCGCCCTCAAGGACAACGAGGGCGGCAGTCCCGCCGTGCTCCTGGCCGGCATCACCATCACGCTGGTGCCGACGCTGCTGCTGGTCGTCTTCGGCCAGCGCTGGCTCGTCCGGGGCTTCACGGCCGGCGCGGTCAAGTAA
- a CDS encoding ABC transporter substrate-binding protein: MRTTLRRVAVGLSLAALTATAAACGSATANTSDGASGTDAPAASALDGKGEVSIDFWHAMSGKNGEALQQLADQFNAKNKGRAKVNLQFKNTYDDTLSAYKAALNSGQAPAVVQVYDIGTRFMIDSKSTVPVQSFVDVDKTDTSDIQPNIAGYYSVDSKLYSMPFNTSMPLLYLNKTAFTQAGLDPANPPKTLDEITEAARKLTVKDASGRVTRYGFGAALYGWFLEQWTAAGNQEYCDQGNGRDSRGTGVKLATDDHVKLLTWWKKMVNEGLAPKLDSNTTTADNAFTAGTVAMTLESTGSLGGFLKSTEGKFEIGTGNYPKVNATDSGGPIIGGASLWVVGKGKDDAHKRAAWEFVKFLSDKDSQATWHTSTGYFPISKGALETDVDKQWVAQRPQFQTAITQLQNTPLTKATQGCLLGAMPQARKAAEQAMQAAVLSGTDPRAALQEQEQALAGPIKDYNQSVAG; encoded by the coding sequence GTGCGTACCACTCTGCGCCGGGTGGCGGTCGGGCTCTCGCTCGCCGCGCTCACGGCCACCGCCGCCGCCTGCGGTTCGGCCACGGCGAACACCAGCGACGGGGCTTCCGGCACGGACGCGCCGGCGGCCAGCGCGCTGGACGGCAAGGGCGAGGTGTCCATCGACTTCTGGCACGCGATGAGCGGCAAGAACGGCGAGGCGCTGCAGCAGCTCGCGGACCAGTTCAACGCCAAGAACAAGGGTCGCGCCAAGGTCAACCTGCAGTTCAAGAACACGTACGACGACACCCTGTCGGCGTACAAGGCGGCGCTCAACAGCGGGCAGGCGCCGGCCGTTGTCCAGGTCTACGACATCGGCACCCGGTTCATGATCGACTCGAAGTCGACGGTGCCGGTCCAGTCGTTCGTGGACGTCGACAAGACCGACACCTCGGACATCCAGCCGAACATCGCCGGGTACTACTCCGTCGACAGCAAGCTCTACTCGATGCCGTTCAACACCTCGATGCCGCTGCTCTACCTCAACAAGACGGCGTTCACGCAGGCCGGCCTGGACCCGGCGAACCCGCCGAAGACGCTCGACGAGATCACCGAGGCGGCCCGCAAGCTGACCGTCAAGGACGCCAGCGGCCGGGTCACCCGGTACGGCTTCGGGGCCGCGCTCTACGGCTGGTTCCTGGAGCAGTGGACCGCCGCCGGCAACCAGGAGTACTGCGACCAGGGCAACGGCCGCGACAGCCGCGGCACCGGCGTGAAGCTCGCCACCGACGACCACGTCAAGCTGCTGACGTGGTGGAAGAAGATGGTGAACGAGGGCCTGGCGCCGAAGCTGGACAGCAACACCACCACGGCCGACAACGCGTTCACCGCCGGCACGGTGGCGATGACGCTGGAGTCCACCGGCTCGCTCGGCGGCTTCCTCAAGAGCACCGAGGGCAAGTTCGAGATCGGCACCGGCAACTACCCGAAGGTCAACGCCACCGACTCCGGGGGCCCGATCATCGGCGGCGCGTCCCTCTGGGTGGTCGGCAAGGGCAAGGACGACGCCCACAAGCGCGCCGCGTGGGAGTTCGTCAAGTTCCTGTCCGACAAGGACTCGCAGGCCACCTGGCACACCTCGACCGGCTACTTCCCGATCAGCAAGGGCGCCCTGGAGACCGACGTGGACAAGCAGTGGGTGGCGCAGCGGCCGCAGTTCCAGACCGCGATCACCCAGCTGCAGAACACGCCGCTGACCAAGGCCACCCAGGGCTGCCTGCTCGGCGCGATGCCGCAGGCCCGCAAGGCCGCCGAGCAGGCCATGCAGGCCGCGGTGCTCAGCGGGACCGACCCGCGGGCCGCGCTGCAGGAGCAGGAGCAGGCGCTGGCCGGCCCCATCAAGGACTACAACCAGTCCGTGGCCGGCTGA
- a CDS encoding sugar ABC transporter permease, whose translation MTAPTLLATGPSTAGRTDRPPGRIRVGTTPARVREAALGLLFALPGLAGLGVFVVFPLFQAVYLATRGNDILGNPTRSVGLQHFHELLTPAFGTVLWQTLVFTVLVVAPGVLLPLALAAPMTQRLPGMRIFRTAFALPFAYSVSAAAVVWLTMLNPGVSPVNWVLGLVGLPAPNWTTEPGWAMATVVGVTVWMVSGFNLLVLAAGLAGVDEEVLEAARMDGATGPRQFVSIVLPMISPSLFFAVVTTTLAALQALGQVQIMTDGGPNGHTRTLVYSIFDNAFHNNNSNFGLASAQGLVLLVIGVLIAVVQFGVLERRVHYR comes from the coding sequence GTGACAGCTCCGACTCTGCTCGCGACCGGGCCGTCCACCGCCGGCCGCACCGACAGGCCACCCGGGCGGATCCGTGTCGGGACCACCCCGGCCCGGGTCCGGGAGGCGGCACTCGGCCTGCTCTTCGCCCTCCCCGGCCTGGCCGGGCTCGGTGTCTTCGTGGTCTTCCCGCTGTTCCAGGCGGTCTACCTGGCCACCCGGGGCAACGACATCCTCGGGAACCCGACCCGCTCGGTCGGCCTGCAGCACTTCCACGAACTGCTCACGCCGGCCTTCGGCACCGTGCTCTGGCAGACGCTGGTCTTCACCGTCCTGGTCGTGGCGCCCGGGGTGCTGCTGCCCCTCGCGCTCGCGGCCCCGATGACCCAGCGGCTTCCCGGGATGCGGATCTTCCGGACCGCCTTCGCCCTACCGTTCGCCTATTCGGTCTCGGCCGCCGCCGTGGTGTGGCTGACCATGCTGAACCCGGGGGTCTCCCCGGTGAACTGGGTGCTCGGGCTGGTCGGGCTGCCCGCGCCGAACTGGACCACCGAACCGGGCTGGGCGATGGCCACAGTCGTCGGGGTGACGGTGTGGATGGTCTCCGGCTTCAACCTGCTGGTGCTCGCCGCCGGCCTGGCCGGTGTCGACGAGGAGGTGCTGGAGGCGGCCCGGATGGACGGCGCCACCGGCCCCCGGCAGTTCGTCAGCATCGTGCTGCCGATGATCTCGCCGAGCCTCTTCTTCGCCGTGGTGACCACCACGCTCGCGGCGCTCCAGGCGCTCGGCCAGGTGCAGATCATGACCGACGGCGGGCCGAACGGACACACCCGCACGCTGGTCTATTCGATCTTCGACAACGCGTTCCACAACAACAACAGCAACTTCGGGCTGGCCAGCGCGCAGGGGCTGGTGCTCCTGGTGATCGGCGTGCTGATCGCCGTGGTCCAGTTCGGCGTCCTGGAGAGGCGGGTGCACTACCGGTGA
- a CDS encoding dihydrofolate reductase family protein: MARILLDVTMSLDGFMAGPDVSVENPMGTGGLRLHEWIFNAAASPVDARISGEMFETTGAVVLGRRTFDVGIGVWNDTPFPAPCFVLTHDPLADRVEKSGTFAFVTDVRTAFDRSTAAAGRRDVRLMGAEVGQQFLAAGLVDEIRVQIAPLLLGRGRRLFAELDEHVELERLSVEGSPYASHLRFRVRREAVAP; the protein is encoded by the coding sequence ATGGCGCGGATACTGCTCGATGTCACGATGTCGCTCGACGGCTTCATGGCCGGACCGGACGTGAGCGTCGAGAATCCGATGGGCACGGGCGGCCTCCGGCTGCACGAGTGGATCTTCAACGCCGCGGCCAGTCCGGTGGACGCCCGGATCTCGGGCGAGATGTTCGAGACGACCGGTGCGGTTGTCCTCGGGCGCCGTACCTTCGACGTCGGCATCGGCGTGTGGAACGACACCCCGTTCCCGGCACCCTGTTTCGTCCTCACCCACGATCCGCTCGCCGACCGGGTCGAGAAGAGCGGCACCTTCGCCTTCGTCACCGACGTCCGGACGGCCTTCGACCGGTCGACCGCCGCGGCCGGGCGCAGGGACGTCCGGCTGATGGGCGCGGAGGTCGGGCAGCAGTTCCTCGCGGCGGGCCTGGTGGACGAGATCCGCGTGCAGATCGCGCCGCTGCTGCTCGGCCGCGGCCGACGACTCTTCGCCGAGCTGGACGAGCACGTCGAGTTGGAACGGCTCTCGGTGGAGGGCTCGCCGTACGCCTCCCACCTGCGCTTCCGTGTCCGGCGCGAGGCCGTCGCACCCTGA
- a CDS encoding DUF5709 domain-containing protein, whose amino-acid sequence MSQTDSTDRVEEWNVAEDDGVLDASDTLDDDRVGDPLDTGIIAEDHWSGANRYGTTPAEERAGESLDQLLAQEEPDIDPYAATTDDEDELTRRGYEREPRAGRLVAYDEGLGEDEEADSVAWDAGIDAGAASAEEAAIHLVDDPDGPGDGPLR is encoded by the coding sequence GTGAGCCAGACCGACAGCACGGACCGCGTCGAGGAGTGGAACGTGGCCGAGGACGACGGCGTCCTGGACGCCTCGGACACCCTCGACGACGATCGCGTCGGCGACCCCCTCGACACGGGCATCATCGCCGAGGACCACTGGTCGGGCGCGAACCGGTACGGGACGACGCCCGCCGAGGAGCGGGCGGGTGAGTCCCTCGACCAACTGCTGGCCCAGGAGGAACCGGACATCGATCCGTACGCCGCGACCACCGACGACGAGGACGAGCTGACCCGGCGGGGGTACGAGCGGGAGCCGCGCGCCGGCCGCCTCGTCGCCTACGACGAGGGCCTCGGCGAGGACGAGGAGGCCGATTCGGTGGCGTGGGACGCGGGGATCGACGCCGGCGCCGCGAGCGCCGAGGAGGCCGCGATCCACCTGGTCGACGACCCCGACGGCCCGGGCGACGGCCCGCTGCGCTGA
- a CDS encoding LacI family DNA-binding transcriptional regulator has product MAAANIKEVARHAGVSLGTVSNVLNRPDTVAPATRQRVLAAITELGYVRNDSARQLRAGHSRTVAIVVLDVANPFFTDVVRGAERVVEEAGAMLVVCNSGEDSARERRHLELLEEQRVRGVLITPVGHGPQPNLERLIDRGIPVVLVDRGSGRASRCSVAVDDVLGGRLAMDHLLDQGHRRIAYVGGPFSIAQVAERHAGAAAALEERGADAELQVSATSSLTVAAGRRAAEELLALPARQRPTAVFCANDLIALGVLQEVTARGLRVPADVAIVGYDDIEFADAAAVPLSSIRQPREQLGRTAAQLLLEEAESGETHRHRHVVFQPELVVRRSSDQPRRPRR; this is encoded by the coding sequence ATGGCAGCCGCGAACATCAAGGAGGTGGCCCGGCACGCCGGCGTTTCCCTCGGCACGGTGAGCAACGTGCTCAACCGACCCGACACGGTCGCCCCCGCCACCCGGCAACGGGTGCTCGCCGCCATCACCGAACTCGGCTACGTCCGCAACGACTCCGCCCGCCAACTGCGGGCCGGCCACAGCCGCACCGTCGCCATCGTCGTCCTGGACGTGGCGAACCCGTTCTTCACCGACGTGGTGCGCGGCGCCGAGCGGGTGGTCGAGGAGGCCGGCGCCATGCTCGTCGTCTGCAACAGCGGCGAGGACAGCGCCCGCGAGCGGCGCCACCTGGAGCTGCTGGAGGAGCAGCGGGTCCGCGGGGTGCTCATCACGCCGGTCGGCCACGGCCCTCAGCCCAACCTGGAACGGCTCATCGACCGCGGCATTCCGGTGGTGCTGGTCGACCGGGGCTCGGGGCGGGCCAGCCGCTGCTCGGTGGCGGTCGACGACGTGCTCGGCGGCCGGCTGGCCATGGACCACCTGCTGGACCAGGGCCACCGCCGCATCGCGTACGTCGGCGGCCCGTTCTCGATCGCCCAGGTCGCCGAGCGGCACGCCGGCGCCGCCGCCGCTCTCGAGGAGCGCGGCGCCGACGCCGAGCTGCAGGTGTCGGCGACGTCCAGCCTGACGGTCGCCGCCGGCCGGCGCGCCGCCGAGGAGCTGCTGGCCCTGCCCGCCCGGCAGCGCCCCACCGCCGTCTTCTGCGCCAACGACCTGATCGCGCTCGGCGTGCTCCAGGAGGTGACCGCGCGCGGCCTGCGGGTGCCCGCCGACGTGGCCATCGTCGGGTACGACGACATCGAGTTCGCCGACGCGGCGGCGGTGCCGCTGTCATCGATACGTCAGCCCCGCGAGCAGCTCGGCCGCACCGCGGCGCAGCTCCTGCTCGAGGAGGCGGAGTCCGGGGAGACCCACCGGCACCGGCACGTGGTCTTCCAGCCGGAGCTGGTCGTCCGCCGCTCCAGCGACCAGCCTCGCCGCCCCCGCCGCTGA
- a CDS encoding TetR/AcrR family transcriptional regulator has product MAATFTRKGSTTRQRIIEGAAAEIRERGIAVFRLDDVLARTRTSKSQLFHYFPGGKEELLLEVARLEADRVLTDQQPMLGDLTSWPAWQAWRDRVVARYLAQGQECPLQTLLSQLGGRTPGAQAVVTELMRQWQAEITAGIRHMQDAGEMVAGVDAERAAGALLAGIQGGVLMMLSTGRITHLEDAMDVAIENLRADSSRS; this is encoded by the coding sequence ATGGCGGCGACCTTCACCCGGAAGGGCAGCACTACCCGGCAGCGGATCATCGAGGGCGCGGCCGCGGAGATCCGGGAGCGGGGCATCGCGGTGTTCCGACTCGACGACGTGCTGGCCCGGACGAGGACCAGCAAGAGTCAGCTCTTCCACTACTTCCCGGGCGGCAAGGAGGAGCTGCTGCTCGAGGTGGCCCGGCTCGAGGCCGACCGGGTGCTGACCGACCAGCAGCCGATGCTCGGCGACCTCACCTCCTGGCCGGCGTGGCAGGCCTGGCGCGACCGGGTCGTGGCCCGGTACCTGGCCCAGGGCCAGGAGTGCCCCCTCCAGACGCTGCTCTCCCAGCTCGGCGGCCGCACGCCCGGCGCGCAGGCGGTGGTCACCGAGCTGATGCGACAGTGGCAAGCAGAGATCACGGCCGGCATCCGGCACATGCAGGACGCCGGCGAGATGGTGGCCGGGGTGGACGCCGAACGCGCGGCCGGCGCGCTGCTCGCCGGCATTCAGGGCGGCGTGCTGATGATGCTCTCGACCGGGCGCATCACCCATCTCGAGGACGCCATGGACGTGGCCATCGAGAACCTCCGCGCCGACTCCTCACGTTCGTAG